acggctaagggctgtttttatgcatgacgcaaagcggagtgcctggatacagcccttagccatggtatattggccatacaccacaaacccctgaggtgccttattgctattataaactggttctcaatgtaattagagcagtaaaaatKaatgttttgtcatacccgtggtatactgtctgatatactatagctgtcagccaatcagcattcagggcacaaaccacccagtttatgatGTTGAATATGGAGTCCTTACTACTTAGCTTAACAGGGTGCAATGACTTGTGTTCTCTTCATCCCCTTTAAAAATGTTGAAGTTATTGCCAATGGCTAGTTTGTAATACGCAAGCCATAGACAACAAACCACCACTTCATAATCATTCATTTAttgcatttacagtaccagtcaaaagtgactggtactgtatatagcgcCTTTCCAGATGCTCAAAGCGCTGTAAGGAGGGGGGGGTTAAACATTATGATACTAAATGTAAGCACACTTCATAGGGTTGTGGAACTATGGACTGAGTCGAGATGACCTGTGATACCAACATTTCTGTTGCACATCACAACAGGTAAAGATGTGACGAGCATATCTATGCTAGGCATTCATGAGCACATCTTCACAGCAATAATATGTCTTAGCATGCCTTTGTAGTGGGTTGGTTGATCAAATCACATGGAATGGGAGCAGGTTCACTGAAGCAGTGTGTGCCAAGACAGGAATGACAAAACACAATGTCAGATGAGTTGTtgtcatcacaggaggttggtggcaccttaattggggaaaacaggcttgtggtaatgactggaatggaatgagTAGAATAGTGTCAAATACATTCCGTTTGCGCCGTTCCAGCCCTTTCTATGAGACGTCATCCCCTCGGCAGCCTCTACTGTGTCATATTAATGTAAATTGCAGCAGCTGAAAATGAGTCAAAAGTTKTTTTKKTTTTTTTTACATATAAAAAGAGGGAAAATGCAATTCTAGTTATGCAAACTTTTGAGGGATTGTTTTTTACAGACAAACATTAGACTTTTATATTTACACACTTCATAAAAATTATGTGATTTGGTCAATATAGAATATGTATCAAGACACAAAGTTTAATTTACATTCTCAGAGGCATAGATCATGACTATCACAGTTATTATGTGTggtttatttgaaaatgtaaagCAGAAATTAGATTTTATTTACACTATTTTAGTAGGGGGGGATACATAAAAGAAAAACATTACAAAGAATAGATGAACAGGTAAAACAGTCTTTGGTAAGTATCATGCTTTATAATAAATGTTAGCCTATGTTCCTCCTCATTAGTATAGCTGGGGATCAGAActcaacagagaaagagagaaagtactTGGAAATGTCAGTCTTAGTGTAAAGACCAAATTGGACTGAATATAATCTTGGTATCTATGGCTAATTATTAATTCATTTTTAAGTGAGAAAATGTCAATTGTAGTGAACGCAAACATAGAAGTTCTTGTGCTCCTCCCAGTAGTGTAGCTCTTCAGCAAAGCTCCAGGCACAAGCCAGGTCTTTGCAAGTCTTGACCGTGTGGACTGCACATGGACCTGGCAACTGCTCAAACAGGAGCTCAGCTGTACCCACTACGGTGATTTTCTTCTGATCCAGGATCAGCTGCTGGATGTGGGTCTTGTTCAGAGGCTCAGGCGAGGCACTGTAGGACACCATGATGTTCAGCTTCTCGTCTGTTGCTGGCACCTGAAAGCGATTTTTTCCTGTGGGGCACTGGATGTCCTTTTTGTTGGAGAACAGGCCCGAAGGGGAGCTGAATACACGGACAGACCAGCACACCCAGTCATACTTTCTTTTCAGCTTCTCCAAAATGGCATCTGCCAGCTGCTGGTTGCTCAGGTCAGAGTGGTCCCTAACCAACCTCCGGGAATCTAGTTCAGCCTGCTTGGGGAAGCTGGTGATGCAGTCCTCAATGACAGCATTCATTTTCACCTGAACATCCTTCATCTTTTCACCCCAGTCTTGAAGAAGCTTCTCTTCGTCATCGCAGTCCTTTAGAGCGGTGTAGCCCATCAGAGCGATGAGGCCTATGCAAAAGAGTTTCTTCAACCTGGCACAGAAGTCTTCCATTGCGCGTCGACTTTTCTCCTCATAGTTAAGAGTAATTTCCAACACTGACTCTCCAGAGAAGTTGTCTCCCGTCACGGCACTATAGAGGGTGTGTAGGTTTTTGTCGCCACCTGTTTTGACAAAATGCTCCATGAAAAGCTTCTTCTTGACTTCACGAAACTTGGGTTTGGCATTGAGGATGTCCATGTACTTGCGGAACTGGTTGGAGATGTTCTCCTCTACAGAAAAGTAAGCAGTGTCCGCTCCGCTCTTCTTGATCTCCTCGTTAATACGCTGCATCTCCTCTGAAACCACCTCCAGGCGTTCACGAACTTTCTGGAACTGCTCCTTCATGAACGCAGCTTCCTTGCTCTCCACATTGTCGAGGGCCAATTTCACGATGGGAGCAGCGATGGCGAAAACAGGGAAGAGGTCACCTGCGATACTGGCCACCACCTCAGCTCCCTGTTCAAACACTTCCATTACAGTCTCTACCACGTTCTTCTTCTCTGCTACGATCTTCTGTAGCTGGCCGGCCATCTTTGCTTGATATTATTCAGTGAACAACAAATAACAGTATAAAATCTGAAAAAAAGAGCATAAGGACATGGTCAAAAGGATGTTTGAACTCTTTTATTTACATTAGACATGATAAAGTCTATGGTCTACAGAATGACTCGACTAAACTGACACTTAATAATAGCAGAGTTTACCAAAGTCAGTCAGGGGGCAGCACTACACAGCCGATGAAAAAAAtctaagcttgatgatgagttggttatttgaatcagtggtgtagtgctaggacaaaaaccAAAGCGTgcaccctggggggggggggggggggggggggggggggggggggggggggggggggacacgacGACGACTGAGTTTGTGAAACCCTGGTCTATAGAATGACTCTTAACAAAGACAGAAACCTTTCTACTGACACTTAACTACAGCATTATTGAAGaaccatttaaaacatttaaaatatagaCAACCCATCATCCCCCAGTTCAAGCCCTTAGTTCAAATGGAGGAAAAGTTCAACAGCAATACCAAAGTCTTAACAGTTAGGCCCATATAGTTATTTACCTACTTccctacagtatattcatatCTGAACTTACGTAGAGCTGTTCTGGTTTTGTTGGACTGTGGCCTGCTTCCTTGCTCAAACTCAACTAGAGTGAATCCCTGCTGGCCTCACAGTGAGAactgaaaaagaaagagagagagggatcagtgTAAATTGCAGTACACAAGCAAAGCCTGCTGGGATTACAGCTGGACAAACCCAGTGAGCAATGAGGCAACAATGCAAAGAGAATTCACCAGTGAGGAAAGACACAYAGGGGTAGATACTCTATGGAGTTGAAGGGGTGGTGCTAAGTGCATTGTAAGTGTACATTTGAAGaaatcacatacagtatctagcaTTGGAATTACATAATTACAAGCAGGAATTAAGACTAATTTCAGCCTGGAGGCCATTTTAGATTTAATACTATCATTATTTGTTACAGAAGAAGTGACAGAACATTTATTATACcgcatgtaaaaaaatgtattatacagtataacgTATACACCTCTGCTGCAATGAATAATTGCAAATTGTATTTGACAACTGGCATGAAATTACTTTCAGGTCAAAGTACAATGTTATAAGCTCACAGTTTATTAATGAAAACCTAATCCATTCTCCTTTGGCCCTTCAACTACCACCACCATCCCCACCACGGTTGCTCGCTCAGCCAGTCCAGTCAATGCCACGGAGAGTGTGGGAGTGATGAACTGTCTGTTAGAGATTAAACTTGCTGAGCAGGAGTGCATTTTCCACAGAAATGCAAGTAACCACAGCAACAAGACAACGGAAACTATTCTGTCAGCATCTCAGTCTGCCTTTCTCTGCTGCTGAGGTCTGGCCCAAGGGGGTTTACACTGCAAAAGATCAGGGAAGATGTCACCCTCATTTCTCAACCTGATCTATCACCTACATCTACAGCTGTCAAGGGAGGCACAGTCTTTATGGCCGTAGAGAACAGCGACTACTAACACAGATTTGTCTAAGAAAATCCAAGAACTCTAGAACAATCTCAACAGGCAAAGCTGACAACTCTCACGCATTTGACCCTCTTCTCACTCCACACCTCATATCTCGCATTGAAAAGTActgattttatttttgtaattagtTAGTGCGTTAACATTTCAACTGTGCTCCAAATTGTTTTGAAATTGGAGAATCTGcgccactgaggtataataagaactgGAGAATGCGTCCAAGATGTCCGACCGTTGTTTTCAAGGTAAACCTACTAGAGTTCACATATGTCGATTTATGGCCCATTAATATCCAGGTGGCATCCGGTTTATACGGACAAACATTACATGCGCACAGGGAGCAGTGTCGACGTCATACAAACCCATGGCAGACATTGGATGAACATAAAAATGTTCATATCTTCGGCtgagtaaaaaagaaaaaaaaaaaaaaatcggcctcagcaacaattatttgaataattcaatggatgttttgtgcacaaaggtgatgactaacgtgtcttattaggaattttcaaatctgacttctctatgtATTCGACCCCgggtggcgcagctgtctaaggcactgcatcgcagtgtttgaggcatcactacagaccctggttcgataccgggcggtatcacaaccggccgtgatcgagagtcccatagggcggcacacaattagcccagcgctgtccggattaggggagggtttggccggggtaggctgtcattgtaaataagaatttgttcttaaaacttattatggctgggggcagtattgagtagcttggatgaataaggtgcccagagtaaacggcctgctacctcagtcccagttgctaatatatgcatagtattagtatatttggatataaaacactctgaagtttataaaactgtttgaatgatgtctgtgagtatagcagaacTCATATTTCAGGCAAaagcctgagaaaaaatccaaccaggaagtgggaaatctgaggttggtcgtttttcaactcattccctattgaagatacagtggaatattggtcatgttgcacttcctaaggcttccactagatgtcaaacatcttaagaaacttgtttgaggcttctactgtaaaggaggggctcataagggctctttgagtcagttgtctggcagagtgccactggctcgtgacgctcgttcacgtgagaggtagctcgcgttccattgctttttctacagacaaaggaattctccggttggaacattattgaagatttatgttaaaaacatcctaaagattgattctatacatcatttgacatgcttctacggactgtaacggaactttttgacatttcgtctgctcctagtgaacgcgcttcgtgactttggattttttttacaaaatgcgCTAagaaaagtagctatttggacataaatcatggacattatcgaacaaaaacatttattgtgaaactgggattcctgggagtgcattctgatgaagatcatcaaaggtaagtgaatatttatcatgttaatTCTGACTTCTgatgactgcacaatatggcggatatctttttggctggtttgggctctgagcgccgtactcagattattgcatggtttgctttttccgtaaagattTTGGATCTAAAATtacatgtataacacttgtatctttgatcaacgtttattatgagtatttctggaaattgatgtggctctgcaaaatcactggatgtttttggaactactgaacataacgcgccaatgtatactggcaTTTAAAAAWatataaatatgaactttaccgaacaaaacatacatgtattgtgtaacatgaagtcctatgagtgtcatctgatgaagatcatcaaaggttagtgtttaattttatctctatttctgctttttgtgactcctgtctttggctggaaaaatggctgtgtttttcggtgacttggcggtgacctaacataatcgtttgtggtgctttcactgtaaagcctttttgaaatcggacactgtggtgggattaacaacaagattacctttaaaatggtataagatacttgtatgtttgaggaattttaattatgagatttctgttgtttgaatttggtgccctgcactttcactggctgttgtcatatcgttcccgttagcgggatctcagccataagaagttttaactgacttgcctggttaaataaaatacaaaaaaaatgtggcagTGTATGGAACATTGTCTTTCTGGGCTGGGCATCAGCTAAACTGCAGTACCAaagcaaaactgtaggagcagtAGAAACCATGCTTCTGGACCTGAACCCTGGCCCCTTGATCTGCGTCTGCAATTTAACATCACAAACGGGACCTCAATCATTGAGGGGGTTCGATTAATCTCGCCTGGGTGCGCAGGTAGCCGTGTTTTACATGGGCTGAAAGTTGACTGCATTTGATTTGGAATCAGGATGCCTTCTgggcgtgagccaggtgccccTGTGCCCCTGTTCAAAGCCCAGGGTTAAGTCGGTtaagtcggctcaaaacaaaagtgacataaTTAAGCACGTGTAGTAATTAGTAGGATCCTGTGTTTTCCCATGCAATTGTTTAGatccttgagcgtggctgaggtgcatccgtgaccagctcggaaaccggattgcatagcggagaaggtacggtgggattcaaaatggtcggtgatctgtttgttcacttggctttcgaagcctttagaaaggcaggtcaggatggatataggtctgtaacagtttgggtctagagtgtctccccctttgaagagggggatgatctcggccgctttccaatctttaggaatctcaaaCAATACGAAAGAGGgattgaacagactagtaataggggttgcgccaatggcggcggataattttaggatgAGAGGGTCCAAATTGTCTAGTCCagttgatttgtagggatccagattctgcagctctttcaggtcatcagctgtctggatttgggtgaaggagaagggtggggggggcttgggggtgcagagctgttggccggggttggggtagccaggtggaaagcgtggccagccgtagagaaatgcttattgaaattctcaattatcgtggatttatcggtggtgacagtgtttcctagcctcagtgcagtgggcagctgagaggagttGCTCTTATTCTccgtggactttacagtgttccaaaaCTTCTTGGAGTtcgtgctgcaggatgcaaatttctgtttgaaaaagctagcctttgctttcctaactgactgtgcaTATTggttcctgaaaagttgcatatcgcagggaatattcgaagctagtgcagtgcgccacaggatgtttttgtgctagtcaagggcagtcaagtctggagtgaaccaagggctatatttgttcttagttccaaatgttttgaaaggggcatgcttatttaagatggtgaggaaggcacatttgggcatcctctactgatgggatgaggtcaatatccttccaggatacccRGGCCAGGTYGWttagaaaggcctgcttgcagaagtgttttagggaccgtttgacagtgatgaggggtggtcgtttgaccgcggacccataacgaacgcaggcaatgaggcagtgatcgctgagatcctggttgaaaacagcagaggtgtatttagagggcaagttggtcagaatgatatctatgtgggtgcccatgtttacggatttggggttgtacctggtaggttccttgataatttgtgtgagattgagggcatctagcttagattgtaggacggccggggtgttaagcatttcccagtttaggtcacctaacagtacgaactatGAAGATAAATGGGGGTCAATCAATTCAAATATGGTGTCCACTgttcagggcacagctgggagctgaggggggtctataacaagcgacaacagtgagagacttatttctggagagatggatttttaaaagtagtagttcgaactgtttgggcatagacctggatagtaggacagaactctacaggctaactccgccccctttagcagttctatgtTGTAATTGGGATRGAAATTTCAGAATtattggtggccttcctaaaccaggattcagacaaggctaggacatcagggttggcggagtgatctaaagcagtgaataaagcaaacttaagcaggaggcttctgatgttaacatgcatgaacccaaggcgtttccggttacagaagtcaacaaatgagagcgcctggggacacacagggcctgggttaacctctacatcaccagaggaactgaGGAGGAGTTGGAtaaggctaaaggctataagaactggtcgtctagtgcattcggaacagagagtaaaaggagcagacttctgggcgtggtaggatagagtCAGGGCATAATACACAGACAAGCGCATGGcagggtgcgagtacagtggaggtaaacctaggcattgagtgacgatgagagaggctgCATCTCTGGAAGCGCCAGTTAAActaggtgcggtctccgcatgtCTAGGGGTTGGGGCAAGGGAGCTAACCGAGGCATGTAGAGCAGGACttggggctccgcagtaaaacaaaacaataagagctaccctaaacaacagtatacaaggcatattgacattgaCATAGGTAGAGTAAGATGATGGCAatgatcttcaactagtagggttaaaccacctgaatattgatatcTATTCGATTTTTCTTAAAGGTTGGTTGATTGAGAAATGAATTGTTATAACAAGAACATTCTCAAACACCTAACACTTGGGAAACATAGATCAGGAGTTGCCAACCCTCCTAGAGTGCAAGCAGGATTTTCTTCCAGCCCTATTTGAAAGagttcacccaaatgacaaaACACTAAATGTTTGTGTCTTTAACTAGATTGCAATCTATGATTTGGTTACCCACTGCCATCAACCATTAATATTACAATTTCTTGTGCAGAGCATTTGTGTAGTGGTAACACTCCCGTCACGTGTCACATACAACTTTACACCTGAGAACAGGTATCAATCCCGTCTTCCAACCTTCCCACTGTTTTTCCCAATGTGCCTGTCTCCCCATCTCATTTAATTACTGTCTGAATAAAGTGTCAAACTACCACAAAATCTAAAAGTATCAAAGTCGTTGAATTTTGAGTGTTAAATTACTGTTCAAAGCATCCTGAATACACCCGACCTTTggttttcataaaaaaaaaaWAAAAAAAATGTTCCACTCTTAGGCCTAAGCCATGTCAAAATACgtagaattgcagggaattagctttaaaacagtacAATTTTCATGGGGGAGGACCCCCAGACCCCACATCTAGGGGTTGTGTTAGGGGGCAATGAAATTTGCATAGCAAATGTCTTCAAAGGTTGGCAGCCCTGTCAATGTAATTGATTATAATGTATAATCCAGCATACTAAATATAAACAGATGGTCTGATACTATTAGATCAGCAGCTATCATAAAAAAGATGGTGAAAATGGTTTTAAAAAGACACAGCTCTCATTGATAAAACATCTGCATCCGAAGCCAGTTCAATGATGGAAGCGGAATGTCATGCTTTAGGATAGAAAAACATCCATCTCATTTGATTTAGCCATCCACACTGCCATGCTAAAAAATGAGACATTTCAGCTCTCCACTAAAACCCTAACTCCCARGGgttatctcatggtctgagtgtatGTGAAGTATCTCTACTGCACTAAAGCAGACAAATTATCCAGGGTAAAGTGATGGTGACTGTACATTTTCAGATGTGCAAGAATTAGGCTTAGACACTAGCCAACACATAGATTGAATCAAAGTCGTTTAcacatcatttcaattaaattacgttgaaccaaggTGGAATAGACGTTGGATTTACATCTGTACCCAGTGGGTACAGACTCAAAAGTGCTATAGCTGTAGCTCTACAAAGGAGGCATATCTCAGGCCAAATAATTCACCAAATAACAAGCATACCAGTCAACCTTCAAATGTACATTAACTGATGTCCACTGACAAGCAGTTAGGCC
This region of Salvelinus sp. IW2-2015 linkage group LG6.1, ASM291031v2, whole genome shotgun sequence genomic DNA includes:
- the rpz4 gene encoding protein rapunzel codes for the protein MAGQLQKIVAEKKNVVETVMEVFEQGAEVVASIAGDLFPVFAIAAPIVKLALDNVESKEAAFMKEQFQKVRERLEVVSEEMQRINEEIKKSGADTAYFSVEENISNQFRKYMDILNAKPKFREVKKKLFMEHFVKTGGDKNLHTLYSAVTGDNFSGESVLEITLNYEEKSRRAMEDFCARLKKLFCIGLIALMGYTALKDCDDEEKLLQDWGEKMKDVQVKMNAVIEDCITSFPKQAELDSRRLVRDHSDLSNQQLADAILEKLKRKYDWVCWSVRVFSSPSGLFSNKKDIQCPTGKNRFQVPATDEKLNIMVSYSASPEPLNKTHIQQLILDQKKITVVGTAELLFEQLPGPCAVHTVKTCKDLACAWSFAEELHYWEEHKNFYVCVHYN